The following are encoded together in the Narcine bancroftii isolate sNarBan1 chromosome 10, sNarBan1.hap1, whole genome shotgun sequence genome:
- the chtf8 gene encoding chromosome transmission fidelity protein 8 homolog isoform X6 gives MVQIPVALNRTRDASSRDWVLMELQGEIETRYETGLAGSLVGDLHFSHDGIPILIIGHHILYGKVSHLERPFAVLQKHSARRVGAENTTEAQSPSPEVNEENTSVSYEVTALIKKKIIFKTRPKPIITHVPKKL, from the exons ATGGTTCAAATCCCGGTGGCGTTGAACCG CACCAGAGATGCCTCAAGCCGTGATTGGGTATTAATGGAGCTGCAGGGGGAGATTGAGACGCGGTATGAAACTGGTCTGGCTGGGAGCCTAGTGGGAGATCTGCACTTCAGCCATGAT GGCATCCCGATTCTGATTATTGGTCATCACATCTTGTATGGTAAAGTCAGTCACCTGGAGAGGCCGTTTGCAGTACTCCAAAAACACTCTGCCAGAAGAGTAGGGGCCGAGAACACAACAGAAGCTCAGAGCCCTTCCCCTGAAGTTAATGAAGAGAACACTTCAGTCAGCTACGAGGTGACTGCACTGATCAAGAAAAAGATCATCTTCAAAACCCGTCCAAAACCCATTATTACTCATGTACCCAAGAAGCTGTAG
- the chtf8 gene encoding chromosome transmission fidelity protein 8 homolog isoform X4: MGDRSGGGEDKPQCRRSSAGQTVSLIDTRDASSRDWVLMELQGEIETRYETGLAGSLVGDLHFSHDGIPILIIGHHILYGKVSHLERPFAVLQKHSARRVGAENTTEAQSPSPEVNEENTSVSYEERCCQAGEGAEKIYKDVPEPGGLSYWQRLGRCSSSLWRQ, encoded by the exons atggGAGACAGGTCGGGTGGGGGAGAGGATAAACCACAATgtcggagaagctcagcaggtcaaacagtgtcccttatAGA CACCAGAGATGCCTCAAGCCGTGATTGGGTATTAATGGAGCTGCAGGGGGAGATTGAGACGCGGTATGAAACTGGTCTGGCTGGGAGCCTAGTGGGAGATCTGCACTTCAGCCATGAT GGCATCCCGATTCTGATTATTGGTCATCACATCTTGTATGGTAAAGTCAGTCACCTGGAGAGGCCGTTTGCAGTACTCCAAAAACACTCTGCCAGAAGAGTAGGGGCCGAGAACACAACAGAAGCTCAGAGCCCTTCCCCTGAAGTTAATGAAGAGAACACTTCAGTCAGCTACGAG gaaagatgttgtcaagccggagagggtgcagagaagatttacaaggatgttccaGAACCTGGGGGCCTGAGTTATTGGCAGAGGTTGGGCAG gtgttcaTCAAGTCTCTGGAGGCAGTAG
- the chtf8 gene encoding chromosome transmission fidelity protein 8 homolog isoform X1, translating to MGDRSGGGEDKPQCRRSSAGQTVSLIDTRDASSRDWVLMELQGEIETRYETGLAGSLVGDLHFSHDGIPILIIGHHILYGKVSHLERPFAVLQKHSARRVGAENTTEAQSPSPEVNEENTSVSYEERCCQAGEGAEKIYKDVPEPGGLSYWQRLGRSMQVLQLIPHTGAFALKQRCGIDSLFTLWRMMQCVISLTSSPNITKYAVTLNENSVVLSDNLN from the exons atggGAGACAGGTCGGGTGGGGGAGAGGATAAACCACAATgtcggagaagctcagcaggtcaaacagtgtcccttatAGA CACCAGAGATGCCTCAAGCCGTGATTGGGTATTAATGGAGCTGCAGGGGGAGATTGAGACGCGGTATGAAACTGGTCTGGCTGGGAGCCTAGTGGGAGATCTGCACTTCAGCCATGAT GGCATCCCGATTCTGATTATTGGTCATCACATCTTGTATGGTAAAGTCAGTCACCTGGAGAGGCCGTTTGCAGTACTCCAAAAACACTCTGCCAGAAGAGTAGGGGCCGAGAACACAACAGAAGCTCAGAGCCCTTCCCCTGAAGTTAATGAAGAGAACACTTCAGTCAGCTACGAG gaaagatgttgtcaagccggagagggtgcagagaagatttacaaggatgttccaGAACCTGGGGGCCTGAGTTATTGGCAGAGGTTGGGCAG GTCAATGCAGGTGTTACAGCTCATCCCACACACGGGGGCATTTGCCTTGAAGCAACGATGTGGCATTGACTCACTGTTCACACTCTGGAGAATGATGCAATGTGTAATATCACTGACATCCAGTCCCAATATCACGAAATATGCAGTAACCTTGAATGAAAACTCAGTAGTCTTATCTGATAACCTGAACTAA
- the chtf8 gene encoding chromosome transmission fidelity protein 8 homolog isoform X5, producing the protein MGDRSGGGEDKPQCRRSSAGQTVSLIDTRDASSRDWVLMELQGEIETRYETGLAGSLVGDLHFSHDGIPILIIGHHILYGKVSHLERPFAVLQKHSARRVGAENTTEAQSPSPEVNEENTSVSYEERCCQAGEGAEKIYKDVPEPGGLSYWQRLGRETQDSV; encoded by the exons atggGAGACAGGTCGGGTGGGGGAGAGGATAAACCACAATgtcggagaagctcagcaggtcaaacagtgtcccttatAGA CACCAGAGATGCCTCAAGCCGTGATTGGGTATTAATGGAGCTGCAGGGGGAGATTGAGACGCGGTATGAAACTGGTCTGGCTGGGAGCCTAGTGGGAGATCTGCACTTCAGCCATGAT GGCATCCCGATTCTGATTATTGGTCATCACATCTTGTATGGTAAAGTCAGTCACCTGGAGAGGCCGTTTGCAGTACTCCAAAAACACTCTGCCAGAAGAGTAGGGGCCGAGAACACAACAGAAGCTCAGAGCCCTTCCCCTGAAGTTAATGAAGAGAACACTTCAGTCAGCTACGAG gaaagatgttgtcaagccggagagggtgcagagaagatttacaaggatgttccaGAACCTGGGGGCCTGAGTTATTGGCAGAGGTTGGGCAG
- the chtf8 gene encoding chromosome transmission fidelity protein 8 homolog isoform X3: MGDRSGGGEDKPQCRRSSAGQTVSLIDTRDASSRDWVLMELQGEIETRYETGLAGSLVGDLHFSHDGIPILIIGHHILYGKVSHLERPFAVLQKHSARRVGAENTTEAQSPSPEVNEENTSVSYEERCCQAGEGAEKIYKDVPEPGGLSYWQRLGRHTAQYLKVEEHGN, translated from the exons atggGAGACAGGTCGGGTGGGGGAGAGGATAAACCACAATgtcggagaagctcagcaggtcaaacagtgtcccttatAGA CACCAGAGATGCCTCAAGCCGTGATTGGGTATTAATGGAGCTGCAGGGGGAGATTGAGACGCGGTATGAAACTGGTCTGGCTGGGAGCCTAGTGGGAGATCTGCACTTCAGCCATGAT GGCATCCCGATTCTGATTATTGGTCATCACATCTTGTATGGTAAAGTCAGTCACCTGGAGAGGCCGTTTGCAGTACTCCAAAAACACTCTGCCAGAAGAGTAGGGGCCGAGAACACAACAGAAGCTCAGAGCCCTTCCCCTGAAGTTAATGAAGAGAACACTTCAGTCAGCTACGAG gaaagatgttgtcaagccggagagggtgcagagaagatttacaaggatgttccaGAACCTGGGGGCCTGAGTTATTGGCAGAGGTTGGGCAG acatacagcacagtatttaAAGGTTGAAGAACATGGAAACTAA
- the has3 gene encoding hyaluronan synthase 3, whose product MPGKQLWTAVRIAASTLFALSVLGAITCTYVKGYQFGYTENYHLSFGLYGAFLTLHLLIQSLFAFLEHRRVRKENRPLKFTKSVALCIAAYQEDPEYLRKCLLSVKRIAYPNLKVVMVIDGNQQEDVYMMEIFNELMGVEKTGSYVWQSNYHQKGPEETDLTHGEGKSRVQQVVSQSTFSCIMQMWGGKREVMYTAFAALGDSVDYIQVCDSDTVLDPDCTAEMVRILDGDPSVGGVGGDVQILNQYDSWISFLSSVRYWMAFNVERACQSYFGCVQCISGPLGMYRNSLLHLFLHDWYNQHFFGSKCSFGDDRHLTNRVLNLGFKTKFTARSRCLTETPSRYLRWLNQQTRWSKSYFREWLYGALCFHKHHPWMTYEAVVSGFFPFFLTWTVVHLFYRGRLWNILLFLLAVQGVGVLKAAFACLLRGSAHMLFLSLYSLLYMTSLLPAKLFALVTINRPGWGTSGRRRLVVNLVGLLPISIWFAVLAGGLVYTIYQECQQPLPDTEIPFLIAGSIIYACYWLLLLALYLAIVAKQCSHKQEHCDLALLEA is encoded by the exons ATGCCTGGTAAGCAGCTTTGGACTGCTGTTCGGATTGCAGCAAGCACTTTGTTTGCCTTGTCCGTCCTGGGGGCCATTACATGCACTTACGTGAAAGGTTATCAGTTTGGCTACACAGAGAATTACCACTTGTCCTTTGGGCTGTATGGGGCCTTCCTCACTCTGCACCTCTTAATCCAAAGTTTATTTGCTTTCCTGGAGCACCGGAGAGTCAGGAAGGAGAACAGACCCCTCAAATTCACCAAGTCAGTTGCTCTCTGTATTGCTGCATACCAGGAAGACCCAGAATACCTGAGGAAGTGCCTGTTGTCAGTGAAACGCATTGCCTACCCCAACCTTAAGGTGGTGATGGTCATTGATGGCAACCAGCAGGAAGATGTTTACATGATGGAAATATTCAATGAGCTGATGGGGGTGGAGAAGACCGGCTCATATGTCTGGCAGAGCAACTATCACCAGAAAGGTCCTGAAGAAACAGATCTCACCCACGGCGAGGGCAAGAGCAGGGTGCAGCAGGTTGTCAGCCAGTCGACCTTCTCCTGCATCATGCAGATGTGGGGAGGGAAACGGGAGGTGATGTACACAGCCTTTGCTGCCCTGGGAGACTCCGTGGATTATATCCAG GTGTGCGATTCAGATACTGTTCTAGATCCTGATTGCACTGCAGAGATGGTGAGGATCCTGGATGGAGACCCTAgtgttgggggagtggggggcgaTGTTCAG ATCCTGAATCAATATGACTCCTGGATTTCCTTCCTCAGCAGTGTGCGTTACTGGATGGCCTTCAATGTGGAGCGTGCCTGTCAGTCATACTTTGGGTGTGTTCAGTGCATCAGTGGCCCTCTGGGCATGTACCGTAATTCTCTGCTCCACCTCTTCCTGCATGATTGGTACAACCAGCATTTTTTCGGCTCCAAGTGCAGCTTTGGAGATGACCGACACCTCACCAACCGTGTGCTGAATCTTGGCTTCAAGACCAAGTTTACGGCACGTTCCCGATGCCTGACTGAGACACCAAGCCGCTACCTACGCTGGCTCAACCAACAGACCCGCTGGAGCAAGTCCTACTTCCGCGAGTGGCTGTATGGTGCACTCTGCTTCCACAAGCACCACCCCTGGATGACCTACGAGGCCGTGGTCAGtggcttctttcccttcttcctgaccTGGACAGTGGTGCACCTGTTCTACCGTGGGCGGCTCTGGAACATTTTGCTCTTCCTGCTGGCTGTGCAAGGTGTGGGGGTGCTGAAGGCAGCCTTTGCCTGCCTGCTCCGAGGCTCGGCACACATGCTCTTCCTGTCCCTCTACTCGCTGCTGTACATGACCAGCCTGCTGCCAGCTAAACTCTTCGCTCTGGTCACCATTAACCGCCCTGGCTGGGGCACCTCAGGCCGCCGCAGACTTGTAGTCAATCTGGTGGGGTTGCTACCCATCTCCATCTGGTTTGCAGTGTTGGCTGGGGGCCTGGTCTACACCATCTACCAGGAGTGCCAGCAGCCACTCCCTGACACCGAGATACCTTTCCTCATTGCTGGCTCCATCATCTATGCCTGCTACTGGTTGTTGCTGCTTGCCCTCTACCTGGCCATTGTGGCCAAGCAATGCAGCCATAAACAGGAGCACTGTGATTTAGCCCTGTTGGAGGCCTGA